Proteins encoded together in one Deinococcus aquaticus window:
- a CDS encoding ArsR/SmtB family transcription factor, which produces MTVLTTPAVLDQLKALAQDTRYELMRHLALGERCVCDLEALLTLPQSKVSYHLGILRDAGLVTSEQRGKNVYYSINRPALYRLGGEMLTDLMPDQGSLTHQDRSVC; this is translated from the coding sequence GTGACCGTCCTGACCACTCCCGCCGTGCTCGATCAACTCAAGGCCCTGGCGCAGGACACCCGGTATGAGCTGATGCGTCATCTGGCCCTTGGGGAACGCTGCGTCTGCGACCTGGAAGCGCTGCTCACCCTGCCGCAGTCCAAGGTCTCCTACCACCTCGGCATCCTGCGGGACGCGGGTCTGGTCACGTCCGAGCAGCGTGGCAAGAATGTGTACTACAGCATCAACCGCCCCGCGCTCTACCGCCTCGGCGGAGAGATGCTCACCGACCTGATGCCAGATCAGGGGTCCCTGACACATCAAGACAGATCGGTGTGTTAG
- a CDS encoding DUF6428 family protein — protein sequence MTQTLPPTIPGLSEHTATDALITALRTLPQRPLQFHLHGEVLVPAGYHVTEVKAVTIEAMDCGGQANTWRETVIQLMDGSAEDAQAGFMTNRKFLAIYDRVVGSD from the coding sequence ATGACCCAGACCCTGCCCCCCACCATTCCCGGCCTCAGCGAGCACACCGCCACCGACGCCCTGATCACGGCCCTGCGCACCCTGCCCCAGCGGCCCCTTCAGTTCCACCTGCACGGCGAGGTGCTCGTCCCGGCGGGCTATCACGTCACCGAGGTCAAGGCCGTCACCATCGAAGCGATGGACTGCGGCGGCCAGGCGAACACCTGGCGCGAAACGGTCATTCAACTGATGGATGGCAGCGCCGAGGACGCGCAGGCTGGGTTCATGACCAACCGGAAGTTCCTCGCCATCTATGACCGCGTCGTGGGGTCTGACTAG
- a CDS encoding MIP/aquaporin family protein produces MSVPLSRAVTAEGLGTFALVFFGPGAAVVQAQTGALGHLGVAVVFGLTVTAVIAALAPISGAHINPAATFALTLARQFPRERVLPYVAAQLLGAALAAYVLLALFGLKGNLGVTLPAGSVPQAFILELILTFFLLLVALRSGLPWVVGGVVALEAAMGGPITGASMNPARSFGPALASGIWTAHWLYWVAPLLGAALAVAVNHLLAPATPVEPQPQQAQEFVPEGDPV; encoded by the coding sequence GTGAGCGTTCCCCTCTCCCGCGCCGTCACGGCGGAAGGACTGGGCACCTTCGCCCTGGTGTTCTTCGGGCCCGGCGCCGCCGTCGTGCAGGCTCAGACGGGCGCCCTGGGCCACCTCGGAGTCGCGGTCGTGTTCGGTCTGACCGTCACGGCCGTGATCGCGGCGCTGGCCCCGATCAGCGGCGCCCACATCAACCCGGCCGCCACCTTCGCCCTGACGCTTGCCCGTCAGTTCCCGAGAGAGCGGGTGCTGCCGTACGTCGCGGCGCAACTGCTCGGGGCGGCGCTGGCCGCCTACGTGCTGCTGGCCCTGTTCGGCCTGAAAGGCAACCTGGGCGTGACCTTGCCTGCCGGAAGCGTTCCCCAGGCGTTCATCCTCGAACTGATCCTGACCTTCTTCCTGCTCCTGGTCGCGCTGCGCTCCGGGCTGCCCTGGGTGGTGGGCGGCGTCGTGGCGCTGGAAGCCGCGATGGGCGGACCGATCACCGGGGCCAGCATGAACCCCGCCCGCTCCTTCGGTCCGGCGCTGGCCAGCGGCATCTGGACGGCGCACTGGCTGTACTGGGTCGCCCCGCTGCTCGGTGCGGCCCTCGCCGTCGCTGTGAACCACCTTCTCGCGCCCGCCACTCCAGTCGAACCTCAACCGCAGCAAGCCCAGGAATTTGTGCCTGAAGGAGATCCCGTATGA
- a CDS encoding arsenate reductase ArsC, whose amino-acid sequence MTDASRPPRVLFLCTGNTARSQMAQALLEHHGGSRYQVTSAGLEPGMVNPLTVQVLQESGLPTGHLQAKGVRPLIAEHFTYVITVCDRAEANCPIFPNATYRLAWAFEDPAAATGSDAERLAVFRRVRDEIDARIQAWVAQRA is encoded by the coding sequence ATGACCGACGCGTCCCGCCCGCCCCGCGTGCTGTTCCTGTGCACCGGCAACACCGCCCGCTCCCAGATGGCCCAGGCCCTGCTCGAACACCATGGCGGCTCACGGTACCAGGTGACCTCCGCCGGTCTGGAGCCCGGCATGGTGAATCCCCTGACCGTGCAGGTCCTGCAGGAGTCCGGCCTGCCCACCGGGCACCTGCAGGCCAAGGGTGTCAGACCCCTGATCGCCGAGCACTTCACGTACGTCATCACCGTGTGTGACCGCGCGGAAGCGAACTGCCCGATCTTCCCCAACGCCACCTACCGACTCGCTTGGGCGTTCGAGGATCCGGCCGCCGCCACCGGCAGTGACGCTGAGCGCCTGGCCGTGTTCCGGCGCGTGCGTGATGAGATCGACGCGCGGATTCAGGCGTGGGTGGCGCAACGCGCATGA
- a CDS encoding metallophosphoesterase family protein — MKVAVFGDVHGNRWALDAVARDIETHRPDAWVNLGDQVFGGADPAGAWQLQQELKAQRGVLEVRGNTDERLGQPLTETTEKREMLAWLHAQLPEGAGASVAALPTSVTLAGGEVLAAHGTPDSAWMYLLRDGKAWASDDLVQERLGDTGNARVVIVGHSHLEHVRQIGSLTVVNAGAVSRQKDGSPLARWVLLEGGDGIWTVTFRRVPYDIEAAAQWAEAHAYQGAKEAAHLRAGKGSKEAVGRARHPEPGAPLDLIVNDGVTPRKSAVRS; from the coding sequence ATGAAGGTCGCAGTTTTCGGGGACGTGCACGGGAACCGGTGGGCACTCGACGCGGTGGCCAGGGACATCGAAACCCACCGGCCGGACGCCTGGGTCAACCTGGGCGATCAGGTGTTCGGCGGCGCGGACCCGGCCGGCGCGTGGCAACTTCAGCAGGAACTCAAGGCGCAGCGCGGCGTCCTGGAAGTGCGGGGCAACACGGATGAACGCCTCGGCCAGCCTCTGACCGAAACGACTGAGAAACGCGAGATGCTCGCGTGGCTGCACGCTCAGCTCCCTGAAGGGGCAGGCGCGTCCGTCGCGGCCCTGCCGACCAGTGTCACTCTGGCGGGCGGGGAGGTGCTGGCAGCGCACGGCACGCCAGACTCCGCGTGGATGTACCTCCTGCGTGACGGGAAGGCCTGGGCCAGTGACGACCTCGTGCAGGAACGCCTGGGCGACACTGGGAACGCCCGCGTGGTGATCGTGGGCCATTCTCACCTGGAGCACGTGCGCCAGATCGGTTCCCTGACGGTCGTCAACGCCGGCGCGGTGTCACGGCAGAAAGACGGCTCCCCGCTGGCGCGCTGGGTGCTGCTCGAGGGCGGGGACGGGATCTGGACGGTGACGTTCCGGCGGGTGCCGTACGACATCGAGGCGGCCGCCCAGTGGGCGGAGGCGCACGCGTATCAGGGTGCGAAGGAAGCGGCGCACCTGCGCGCCGGTAAGGGTTCGAAGGAGGCAGTCGGTCGAGCGCGACACCCTGAGCCGGGCGCGCCCCTTGACCTGATCGTGAATGACGGCGTGACGCCGAGAAAGTCCGCTGTGCGCTCCTGA
- a CDS encoding arsenate reductase ArsC yields the protein MTRVLILCTHNSARSQMAEALTRGAARRLGVDLEVHSAGTEATRVKDDAKTVMAEVGLDLSTHTSKTLWDVPDAQNFDYVVTVCDSAAEACPVYPGQTTRRHYPFTDPSGGSLDRWRAVRDQLSTQFDAFVQALRDGRDVPPTYEDSPAVTVA from the coding sequence ATGACCCGCGTTCTGATCCTCTGCACGCACAACTCCGCCCGTTCGCAGATGGCTGAAGCCCTGACCCGGGGCGCTGCCCGGCGCCTCGGCGTCGACCTGGAGGTCCACTCGGCCGGGACCGAGGCCACCCGCGTCAAGGACGACGCGAAGACCGTCATGGCCGAAGTGGGCCTCGACCTGAGCACCCACACCAGCAAGACTCTCTGGGACGTCCCGGACGCCCAGAACTTCGATTACGTGGTCACCGTGTGCGACAGCGCGGCCGAGGCCTGCCCCGTGTACCCCGGCCAGACCACCCGCCGCCACTACCCCTTCACGGATCCCTCGGGCGGCAGCCTCGACCGCTGGCGCGCCGTCCGCGACCAGCTGAGCACCCAGTTCGACGCGTTCGTGCAGGCCCTGAGAGACGGCCGTGACGTGCCACCCACCTACGAGGACAGCCCCGCCGTCACGGTGGCCTGA